From one Magnolia sinica isolate HGM2019 chromosome 18, MsV1, whole genome shotgun sequence genomic stretch:
- the LOC131233856 gene encoding probable ribose-5-phosphate isomerase 3, chloroplastic produces the protein MAATLSLLLSPPSLKSHHALILRTPSRLNLRTPMSIRALSSPSPAALTQDDLKKLAADKAVEYVRSGMVLGLGTGSTAAFVVAKIGELLSSGQLRDIVGVPTSKRTYEQAASLGIPLSVLDDHPRIDLAIDGADEVDPYLNLVKGRGGALLREKMVEAASAEFVVVVDETKLVSGLGGSGLAMPVEVVQFCWKYNQTRLQELFKAEGCDAKLRVDGDGKPYVTDNSNYIVDLYFKTPIKDAGAAGKEISALEGVVEHGLFLDMASAVIIAGKEGVSVKSK, from the coding sequence ATGGCAGCCACCTTatccctcctcctctctcctccCTCCCTCAAATCCCACCATGCCCTTATCCTGCGCACCCCCTCCCGCCTTAACCTGCGCACCCCCATGTCCATCCGCGCCCTCTCCTCCCCTTCGCCCGCTGCCCTCACCCAAGACGACCTCAAGAAGCTCGCCGCCGACAAGGCGGTCGAGTACGTCCGCAGTGGTATGGTCCTCGGGCTCGGCACCGGCTCCACCGCTGCATTTGTTGTGGCGAAGATCGGTGAGCTCCTCAGCTCGGGCCAGCTCCGCGACATCGTCGGCGTCCCCACCTCGAAGCGCACTTACGAACAAGCTGCCTCCCTTGGTATCCCACTCTCCGTCCTCGATGACCACCCCCGCATCGATCTCGCCATTGACGGCGCCGATGAGGTCGACCCCTACCTCAACCTCGTCAAGGGCCGCGGCGGGGCACTCTTGAGGGAGAAGATGGTGGAAGCTGCGTCTGCCGAGTTCGTTGTTGTTGTCGATGAAACGAAGCTCGTGTCTGGTCTCGGTGGGAGTGGCCTTGCAATGCCCGTCGAGGTTGTGCAGTTCTGCTGGAAGTACAACCAGACCAGGCTCCAGGAGCTGTTCAAGGCAGAAGGGTGTGACGCGAAGCTGAGGGTGGATGGGGATGGGAAGCCATACGTGACTGACAATTCCAACTACATCGTTGATCTCTACTTCAAGACGCCAATCAAGGATGCAGGGGCCGCTGGGAAGGAGATATCGGCATTGGAAGGGGTGGTGGAACATGGGCTGTTTCTCGACATGGCTAGCGCCGTCATCATTGCGGGGAAGGAAGGAGTGAGTGTGAAGTCAAAGTGA